The Lysobacterales bacterium DNA window GCGAAGAAGCCGGCCAGGGCCAGCAGCAGGGTCGTCGCGGCGGTGCGCTCATCGCGCAGGCGACCGGCATCGGCCGGTCCGGCCAGCGTCGGGCGATGCCGCAGCACCGCCACCGCCATCAGGAAGGCGTAGCCCACGAAGGCCAGCCACAGCGTGAATCCGATCAGGCCCGTCTCGGCCAGGACCAGGACGAACGAGTTGTGCGCGGTCAGGTGGTGGTGGTCGCCGAAGTTGTTCATGCCGACCCCCAGGAAGGGCCGGGAGATGAACATCTGGATGCCCTCGTACCAGGCATCGATGCGCCCGTAGGCCGACGCCTCGCTGGCGTCGAGCTCCTGCATGCGGGTCGGCAGCATCATCAGAACCGACAGCCCGGCGACGCCCAGCACGCCGGCGGTCAGCAGACCGCGGCGGCGCCAGACCCACAGGCCGGCCATCAGCATCACTGCCAGGAAGGCGCCGCGCGAATCGGTGAGGTAGATGCCGTAGACCAGCAGCAGGGCCACCGTCCACCAGGCCGGACGGCGCAGGCCGCCAGCGCTGGACAGCAGCAGCGCGAACGGCAGGCCGATCACGAATACCATCGCCAGATCGTTGGGATCGTTGAAGATGCCGACGTACTGGATGCGCCCGTCCTGGATGGTCGGAATGCCGGTCCAGCCCTCGCCGAGCTGGGCCTGCTCGAC harbors:
- a CDS encoding O-antigen ligase family protein, with amino-acid sequence MIFFLLAYVALVLIRPQEYPGMETFPVPVLPLALLAALGAWLATPGRKRFEQPTYPLLLAFIAVCMASMVTSGWTGGALVRLQEFLPTLIAFVLVAQAARDPANVLRLMAVIAVCAGVMALHGVEQAQLGEGWTGIPTIQDGRIQYVGIFNDPNDLAMVFVIGLPFALLLSSAGGLRRPAWWTVALLLVYGIYLTDSRGAFLAVMLMAGLWVWRRRGLLTAGVLGVAGLSVLMMLPTRMQELDASEASAYGRIDAWYEGIQMFISRPFLGVGMNNFGDHHHLTAHNSFVLVLAETGLIGFTLWLAFVGYAFLMAVAVLRHRPTLAGPADAGRLRDERTAATTLLLALAGFFACAFFLSRSYVIVLYILVGLVTGWYAGARDRWPGLPVFRLVSDLPKWGFLALGGAVALWLLVKVLLVMAWS